The Dreissena polymorpha isolate Duluth1 chromosome 4, UMN_Dpol_1.0, whole genome shotgun sequence region TATGTCCGTAAATAATGAAGTTAATAAAATGGTCCAACCACTGATAATTTGCTGTCGGTAGTTTTTTGCATAACAGGTTACGCCTGTCAATATACATATCAGGTTTGTGGTAATTGGATTTCATATAATCGCATATCTTGATAACATCCACACAAACAGTCACTAACAAATGAAATGCAGACAAATATGCGGGTGATAGTTAACATGGTCACACTATTGTTTCAAAAAATATTAGCACAAAATGACCAGCAAAGAGCAACTAAATAAGTGGTCCCTAAAATACTATTGTAAAATTGGATAAAGGGTAATATAATATCAATGTTATAAATGTTGAGGTGCTGTGTTTATTGTTCTTTAGTGGGTTTGTCCGTGCGCTTCTCTTGCACGGCGCACGTGCGGCAGCATTTCAATGCCACAAAGCGTTTCTGGCACTGCCCCATGCGCTTGAGAGTTCTACACACAAGGGAGGACATCTCATTGTACTCGCATTCTATGGACAGCGCTGTAAAAAGACAGAAACACGCAAGTTGTTTAGGCCGTGTAGCCGTTTTCTGCAACTCCTGatagtaatgagtaaatatttgcGGTCGTATCTGATAACCCAGTATTAACCCTTaggaataaataatataaacagaccgattgaaacattttttgtatcgttgatgtttgttttcgtaATGTTTTTGTCCTTCGTCCTAATGTATGGCAATCGGACACTTGCCTCAAATAAAGGACCTTTAAGTGATTATCATTAAGATGTACTGCTGATGCAACTGGCATTTCAATTGACGATTATGTTAAGAACATGgattatattaattaaaagtaGTAATTAATTAAACTGAAACATTCTGTACAAGCAataaaaggcataaaataaaaaggctCGACGTTATTATTTTTGTATCACAGTTTTTAGAAAATGTCTAAATTGTTAATTGAATACAGGGCATTGGCACCACGCTCACAACACGATTGATCGTATTCCAAACCCATTTTTACttgatatttacatttatttcgaGTGGAATCGAATTTAACTTTGGTGGTGGCGAAAATGTATTTGAACGACATTGATTAAGTATTTCTTGCTATAAAGACGGacagaaataattaaaatgtgttgccattaataattatttttatagcGACTTTGTTTGTGCAACTTTATAAGAAAGCTCTGTCAACAATTGAAATAGGTATCAACAGCGATTAAAGTCAGATAGTTTTTAGAACACAGGACTTGGACCCAAGCACAAACACGATAGCGGTTGCAAATATACTTGATACAAGTGCAATTATCGTTTCAGCTCAGTTTGTAGATCGCTGGACTTCACGGCCGAAAATCGCGGATTCGATCCATCATTAAAAATCATTTAAGCGGTCCTTGTACCCTACGTTTCATTCAGCTAGGGCAATTGTCAGCTACTGGCATAAGTGCACTTAGTCCTGGTGGACAAGCTGGTAGATACCTTTGAAAGTGAGAGTTGGTATACTCACCTCCTTGATATCCAAACTGATGCACTCGCTGATCAATAATAGCgccatattttttacaaaaatatataaaaaattattaatcATCAGCAAACTTGGAGTTCAtttgtaataaattaaaaaattcataATGTGATAGCGAAAAGACGCAGTTTAAAGAAAATAGTCCAAAAATATCGCATGCTACCATAACTTAACACACAATTTTAAGAATATAAGAAGAGAGTCATGTGTGATgaataaaatatcatttcataCTTTTGAATAATATCACCCTAGTTCGTTACAAAGGTGAAACATATTTCGTGTGTATTTACATTGTTTCTTTGGAATACTCGCTGTATTTAACAGTAATCCAGCCACATAATGGCGGTAATGCTCTCATTTTTTGTATCTGCTATAAATATAGTTGGTGCACAAACGTCAGTAAGTGACACTGCCCTGCTTTTATCATCGGAATGGGTAGAATGGCCGTGGACATACTAAATCATCGCAAAAacccagggctcgaatttaacttttttttctacttgcaaaacattgcgagcagctttaatactaactcgcaaaatcaaaaacattcttgcaaatatttgttatttattaagttctttttcccacttttttaatgttttcgtAGAAGGATTTAATTTCTAGGTTTTTTTACTCAACTGTTAACTTTGCCTTATCTTATTACTTAtattgttatttccgtctgtgggcaaaaagaaacaagttattttctgCTTCAACGCCATggctgttcaagttcaatgaacacgtgtgaataaTCGAATGTTTCACGTTCTATGTaccaataccatctgtgtatctgtactatagtataccagtctacatacaaggtgcgcgcttaaagggatcttttcacgctttggtaaattgacaaaattgaaaaaagctgtttcagattcgcacattttcgttttagttctgatatttgtgaggaaacagtaatactgaacatttaccatggtctaatatagccattatatgcatcttttggcgattttaaaacctaaaaattataaagcgttgcaacgcgaaacgattgaataatttggagagttctgtttttgtcgttataagttttgtgaaactacgaagattgcctatataaggtataaaatacgtcaagtatgtgtactcggcggaatagctcagtaggctaaagcgtttttacttcaggactccaggggtcactggttcgatacctgctccgggcaatgttcttttcctttttttaattttattcttgattttttactggagcttttacgatccaatgtttacatttatcaatataaagcatttaatgaattagttaaaaaatgccaaaatctgtgaaaaggcccctttaagcatacgggtattcagacgttctataaattgacatacggtttagcgttcatgacgtcgaacgcattaagcaatattcagggctcgaatttaacttttttttctacttgcaaaacattgcgagcagctttaatactaactcgcaaaatcaaaaacattcttgcaaatatttgttatttattaagttctttttcccacttttttaacgttttcgtagaaggatttaatttctgggtttttttactcaaccgttaactttgctttatcttatTACTTAtattgttatttccgtctgtgggcaaaaagaaacaagttatttttcgcttcaacgCCATggctgttcaagttcaatgaacacgtgtgaataaTCGAATGTTTCACGTTCTATGTaccaataccatctgtgtatctgtactatagtataccagtctacatacaaggtgcgcgcttaagcatacgggtattcggacgttctataaattgacatacGGTTTAGTGTTCATGatgtcgaacgcattaagcaatattactattttttcactatttctttactcgcaaaaaaatacaagtggcttaaaacttaactcgcaatcggtatttttcactcgcattttgcgagtgtgcgagtgttaatttcgagccctgaatattactattttttcactatttctttactcgcaaaaaaatacgagtggcttaaaacttaactcgcaatcggtatttttcactcgcattttactagtgtgcgagtgttaatttcgagccctgaaacCATACACAATTTATGTGGCCAGGTCGGGAATGACATGCGCAATAATCAGATCTTTAGTTCAGAGTTCTACCAACTGTTCTAGTCGGGAGCATAATATTGTAGTGAGCTGGgttttaagtacaaaaattgtttaccttttaaatacttgtgtgtacagtgacattcggttggtctggtgtttttacaaacataataagtagaatatgcatatgaatctgataatacacagacccactaacatataaatcaaaccatgtttgtaatttaccatttttgaccaagaatcgtgccactgttctttcttgtaaagttgacTTGAAGTTGAAAACGGTCCGCTCGTACTTTTACttcaattatctatgtttaacactgaatgtttatagCTTAAAATAACTCTCCGTGAAAGTTGAGTACACATATTTCGCTAATCCATGCATGTTATACGAAtatcttcattatttgtattgttatttgtaaagTTCAGTAGAAATCGGCATGTGATTTTTCCACTGTCTGCCATCTTGGAATGTCGATTTGTGGGTAATTTTTGCATAACAACACACAGCGGTGTAAACATAAATCTCACCGGCGCTATATTTAAGCTTTAGGTAAGAAAGCTGCATTATTTTTAGCAGACGTAAGGTCATTATTTAGTTCATAtagtctgttttaaattgtttagtcatttaaagtctattttatttttataagtgttaagcgtgcgagcgttccataattggtcacggcatttattgtgacccgtttttggtcacactgtgaccaatatttggtcacagtgaccaatctctggtcacagtgaccaatttctggtcacaagtggaacgccgcggctatataaagtgaATAAATTTTGGTCACAAGATTCATTCTAGTCAAAATCTTAAGGCAGGCAACATCCACGCcaattttttcttaaaaagtactttttcttTCGTgagcaatttaagtaacttataataacagtactggtcatgtacgtaattccggcctgtacgtaaaaaatcggccacctgtgtaaaatcattttcatgatcttaacgcacatattttgtttttatttagaaaaatcaacatgaaaaccatccccactctcaatattttgcaaatgtaagaaccatatcaccgtaaacttttgtgtaaaaatgtcataaatatagcaagaaatatttggctcatgggaaaagtgatgtcatcataagtggcaacaattatattcatataagaaacaaatatatttgataaaattatttttattttatctaataaactttaattaaagttttaccaattaattgtacaaaaacttatattcaaaacatacaaatcagaacctagatataaatttttaatatatgaattacctccctttataagaatattactagattacatgttttaatattatatataagcgtttactaataatcaacactgaagtcaactttttaaacaaaatgtgtttacttttttagctatgtttgaaaaaaattattaaacacattaaaaataaatattttttaatgaattagcagtttcccattgtttatatttattaaaataggtagggggagtaactggtataataatttcgcatttattttaaatttcaagtcaaatattttaatagtgtaaacattgattaatactctgaaattgaggacatttgtcaaaagatattgctttgtaattttacctGCAGATCAAGCTttaaagtggccgattttttaggtacatttaacctacgaaaatggatagtttacatgtcatcattttctgttcattaagtaacattcaccgatctaattctatttaaattttcatgctaggtgagttttgaacccaggattatatatgtgaagtttagtttcaaacagttgcctaacactaaagatttttcttaaatagtcccaaaagtggccggaattacgtacatgaccagtaataCCTTTTTATGCAGATAATAAagcgaacatttaacatattttattaaacttgagcATTATTTAAAGTATTCAATCTAGTTTGGTTATGATCGTTGGCAAGTGTCATTGGTCCTTAAATTCGGCGAAGTCCCGTTTACGAGTGTACTGtaatgttcatagtaaaatatcATCTATTTTTGACGCGCAGTTTACCGTCGCAAGATTGAAAGTATTGTAAAACCTTAATTAAGGTTGCATGTCACATTGTTgttggaaatataacattttgttgagtTATTCGTGGAAACTGAATAAAAGTTGTTTGAAGTTGAATCGGACTTTGAGTTAAACATTAACCACCATTGATAAGGAGCGCACTAACGGAGCGTAACAATATATGGACAAATGAAGGGCCCAAGGCTCCCGTCTGTACCTGCGTTATTCTCCTGGCACGGCTCCGTGTTGCACTCACGCGAGTCGGGCGGCTGTTGGGCGATGTCACAGCCGGCACTCGTCTGCTGGGAGGTCACGTGCACACACTGTACAACTCTCAGCTGCTCTCCGCCTCCACAACCACGTGTGCACTGCGATTAACAATTGACTCGCAACGTGAAATTGTAAACTGCTTAAATAAATCGacttaaattgtttttaatggaAGCATATTTCAGATTGACGATCGACATTCAAATGCTTATAGCGAAGATTGTATTATCTGTAGAACCAATGCACTCCATAGAATACTCTCCGATAAGACTAGCTTATACTTGAGTATTCATCACAGAATAATGTACTACCTTCAATGCTGGCAACACACGAATAGCACCAACATGCAGATAGGCTCACAACGCAAAAATGCAATAGTCATGATAGTTAGCTGTACCAGCTTACCGAACTCCACTGGCCGGCCACCCACATGATACAAGGGAGTGTGTCGCACTGCTCCTCGCTGATTGGTTTATAGtgcgggtcacagtgaccttcattGGGACAGCTCACCTGGCGGCGTCGGACGCTGGGTCCACACTCGCTGGAGCACTGAAATTAAATGAAGTAGCAGCGGATTAAATAATACCCTTAACGCTAATCGTCAATgtctattttttattaataattgattTGATCAATAATGGATTCATATTTCAGCAGTCATACATTTAGTCTAATTTTCGATCTGCAACATTTTAATGCTAAACAGGCATGATTCAAAAGGTGTGTTTAAGCTTGGTGCCAATATCGTTACCTCTCCCCATTCGAGCGCAGTCCACTCCAGGCACAGGTAACTGTTGCAGTCCTCAATGGCGGGCGGTTTCATGTTGATGTCGCAATGCGCATCAACCACCCCGACACCGTTTATTCGTTCCACACAGTCCACAGTGCGCGTGCGCACACCGCCCCCGCACTTTCGGGAACACTAGGGTACAAAATATTGTCCACATCAGTCACTGATTTAATGCGTGACTGGCttcttaaaatattattttcgttAAAACATCGTGTGGGGGAGATAAATGTACTTTAAATAATTTGCCATTTAGCGATTGTAAATAAGattttatgtgttattttaacaaataaaacccAATACACTGTACCTAGAACAACATGCATTACCGTTTTCCGAATCATTGTTCTATGTTCGTAGTTTCGAGTTTATGTACACTTgcgttatttaaataaatacacactTATAGTTTTTGCTtgtattaacaatttaacaattgaAAACCCATTTACTGTAACATGAACAACGTGTTTTATTTTCGAATGTCTGTTCTTTGTTCGTAGTTTGGTGTGTATGTACACTCACATTATTAAAGGAATAAAAACTGATAGTTTTGATTGCGATGTGCACATATATATGGCTACTGTAACAACATTGCcgttaattcatttaaaatatctACAGGTTTACAAATAGATTCTTATACTACGATTCAATTTGTCCAAAGTGTCATACCTCACTCCAATCTGATGGAATCCACTTAAAATTAAGTTGCACGTCTACTTTCAACACCGGCATGGTCCCCACAACATCCGGTACCGAATCGCTATGTAATACTGTCACATCTAAATGCATAGTCTCGTTAAACCCAGATCCTGTCGGCTGAGCTAAATTGTCTTTGTGGAACGTTTCTAAAATATATGATTCTGCATGTTTTATTGCACTATTACCTGAGTTGTCATCGGTTTTAACATTTGCCGATGATTGAATATCGCCTAACCCTTCAGTTATTGTTTCATGAGTATCTGTATTAGTATAAAATTTCTCTGTATCTATGTTATTGCTGTTCGCTTCAACCCCTTTATCAACCGTTTctgttgtatttaatttaaaatcgggttgtttcattattttaacttCTGTTTCTTGCCTTATACTGGCCAAATTTAACCCATTTTCCGACGATGTAACGCCAGTGTTGTCTTTGACTGAAGGTAAAATATTCCCAACTGACATTAATGTATTATCTGTTGTCGGTTGTTGATTGATTCCTGGAACATTTGgtaaatctttattattttggaGATTCAATAACTCTTTTGGTAACATACTTAAGTCATTTTTAACTGACAACGGTCCATTTAATAGTGGTGGTATTTCATCTGGTAAATGTGGTTGATCATCCGGTAAATGCCCTTTGGTTGGTAGAAGGTCCGATTCATACGGTAAATGCCCCGGAAGTGGTGGTAGGTAACTTACATCTGGTAAATGGGCTGGCAATGGTGGTAGTACACTTTTATCTGGTAAATGCGCTGGCAATGGTGGTAGATCACTACCATCTGGTAAATGCGCTGGCATTGGTGGTTGTTCACTTTCATCTGGTAAAATTGGTAATGCATTTTCATCCGATATTGGTTTCAATTTGATATTTAAGTCTGATAATTTAATAGCGGTACCTTCATTTGCGTTGGTTTGCATTTTATTTGATTCTGCCTTTATTCCTGTATCAAGAATCGATGAGGTAATATTGCTATTGTCATTATTATGAACATCGGGACCATATTTACTATCAGGCACACTTTCATTTTTACTCGCATTTATCTCCTTTGGAGCATCCCCATCGATTTCATAAGTTTCATTTCTTGCTTCTGCAAAGTCAACGTCTAGTAATGCTGTTGCATTTGTCTCTGCTCCGTTTACTACAGTTACTGTAGACGTTGGCAGCACAGCTCCCGTTGGTTCAGGCGTTGCAAAAATTACATCTGCGGTAATTGAAATATTTTCCTCTAAAACATCATCGTCATATTCTGCATGTTCTGTTTTGTTTTCACGATCACCGTTTGGTTTAATCGCGTCGGTTAAAGATGCTACTTTCATAGTTGTTGCGTTAGGCGACTTACCAGGTAAAGTTGTTGTTGACGTGCTAGACGTGTCTGAAGGATTTTCATTAACACTATTAACGCCACTTGATTTCATAGGTTGTGATGAAGGAAACAATGTCTGCGTGGGATCGGTCGTTGTTACTGATTTTGACTGTATATCGGTTGTGGCAATATATATACTTTGCGATGTAGGGAGGGCTATTCTAGTGGTGGTAGATTGCATTGTTTCAATACTTGAAGTTAATGTGGCAACTGTGGTGGTGGTAGTTGAATCCTTACTTGGTGGACAGGGCTCAGATGTACACGGCCTTTCTTCCTCGGGCACTGCTGCACCGACACATGTACCCGGCACCACGCACCACACCTCCCGGGACTGGAACCCTTCTCCGCAGCTTACGGAACACTGGAATGTAAACATTATTAATCAACAAATTGCAGATCGAGTGCATAAAACTCTGCATTTGTTGTGTAAAGTAAAGTGTCTATAGAGCCATTTTTGTACAGCCCTTAATATGAACGTCCTATACAATCGAATTTTCCAAAGTTCATGTTTTTGTGCGATCATACGATCTGAAAAAACGCTCAATTCAACAAGCGATGAACGCACATTCTACCGCTTAAACCCTTTATTAGCGACCTTCTGTGAAATTTGATTCAAAAATTAATACATCGGTAACCCTTAGTACGGTATTCATATTTACGCTATAATGTAATATGAACAACAAACTAATAATATGAAGCAAGTGGCAACATTCATGTCATACTAATTGTTAAATGGAAAAAAAGGCGAACATAACATCGGAAATTTTTATCGTAGAATACACAAATTacacatgcacaacttcatattATAAGTAACACTACATGCACGTGTGACAGTTAAACATGTACAGAAGTATTTTGTCGGACAGGATGTATCAAACGAAAAGTGGACATATAAACTGACTGACGGGCATACGTCTATGGTAAATCAAGGATCACATCCCCTCTACTTGAGGATGTATAACGACGTCCCAGTACACAGTTCATCGTGTGACGTTCCCTACCTTCGACCAGTCTCCGTTTTGCCAGAGTTGGTCCGCCAGACAGGCAGGTTTCGGATGGCAACTCTCCATTTCTTGGGGCCGCTCTCTCGCGTCGCATGCATCATCGTTGAGTGCAATTTGCTCTTCCGGTCCCAGGCTGCGCACGCACATCACGGTCCGGAATCGGACACCATTGTCGCCGCACGTTACCGAGCAGTGTTGCCAAGGTCCACTCCACCACCttaatgaatacatttaaaaactATTAGTGAGGTACGGAATTATGATGCGATTTATTTGATAACTCATTTTGATGCATCGATGTAACACCGTAAAATTTAAGGATATTATACCCATACCTCTTTTTTATCAAACCAAATTACGTGAAAtgttcatataataataatatataataataatctctttattttctgaaggtaactcattaagacagcacattgatacaaagttgtgcaaacagtttaacaatggcaatcttattttcaatgaggccttcaaacatctatggtatgtataatgcatttctgcattaaaatgcaaacatgtagactttgacggacataagagtactgtaatAGTGTAATAGAAGTGTTATAAAAAGCAAGTCTATTacatgacttctcttatattattattttctctttaaatattgaaatgatcTCAAGGAACAAGtatttattaacagaaagtattAAGAATATAAAGTTATTGTtcattacattttcccatatgcacacactctaatGCACGCACACttacacacacgcatacacacgcatatacaaatacacatacaattaccatatctaaattaacacgaccaataacaataacaataagttaactagtgatctgaaaatcaataggggtcatctgccagtcctgatcaatgttcctaagaagtttcatgatcctaggggtaagcattcttgagttatcatcaggaaaccattttacggtttcgagtcactgtgaccttgacccttaatctagtgacctgaaaatcaataggggtcatctgccagtcatgatcgatgtaccaatgaagtttcatgatcctaggcgtaagcattcttgagttatcatccggaaaccattttactatttcgagtcactgtgaccttgacctttgacctagtgacctgaaaatcgataggggtcatctgccagtcatgatcaatgtacctatgaagtttcatgatcctaggcctaagcattcttgagttatcatccggaaaccattaacactatttcgagtcactgtgaccttgacctttgacctagtgacctgaaaatcaataggggtcatctgccagtcatgatcaatgtacctttgaagtttcatgatcctaggcgtaagcgttcttgagttatcatccggaaaccatctggtggacggaccgaccgaccgaccgacatgtgcaaaacaatataccccctcttcttcgaaggggggcataacaagaacagctgcgtacattattgtacaaagtcagagtttaaaaacttgaaatacattattcttgaaatagtttacgattgacagAAAGTGGCTgacatacacaaatattataattacagaaaacaatattcatgaccagtgttcACAACAGGATATGaattacacaactgttatgaagaatagcctgcacctccttgctatataaatagtttgaaaaagcaatatgtatacatttgtttgcagaaatcaaatctacagtaatcattacTACACTTAtggagtatttgacttttgaataagaggaaaacagaaaaatgttactacgcgtgagactcattttgcgcctcaaTAAGGAAATATTGtttaagcctatgtttgaaagtggtgagaatacttaccggtatgtggttccatatttccataccagagtaaTTAAACGACATTTTAAAAAGGTTTGagtgcaatacaatacaatacaacatGAACATGCAAACAATCAACAATGGTTTTGGCACAACGACACCAATTCGCCATGTACACAAATATGCACATTAAAATTTATTCAATATTGTTAAACGAAATCAAAATGATAATTGAGTACCTCGCGGGACACAAGTGCACGTTGCAGACACGCTGTTTGTCGTCTGGTTTGTTTGTCACGTTGCAGTATCGGTCCTCCACGTGGTCTCCCTCAAGCTCCGTACACACCACCTCTGACCTCTGACTTCCTGGAACAGCGATATCAAATCTGTTTATATCTTCATCACAATTGAGAGCTTACTTTTGAAAACGCATATGTGTCACAGAAAGGGATTTCAACAGGGACATACGACATGAATATAATGAACGAAGGACTGCATGCCTTTAACTGTCCGACCAAGAgacataaaaacattttaacacgGACATTGTAAAATTGTcaattcaagaaaaaaaaacacgtactTGGCAACCGACTCCGTAATCGCACATGAATAAACACAATACAAAGGAAAGATCTACGATCAATTAAGGTGCATGGCATAGTAACATGATAAAATACTGGGCTTGTCTGGAGAGTTTTTAGAAATGTTTAGAAATTTTCTCACAATAATG contains the following coding sequences:
- the LOC127877715 gene encoding A disintegrin and metalloproteinase with thrombospondin motifs 7-like isoform X5 — protein: MTYSLHPAHKVHKRSAGSLHNFDTIHYNIDINNQPHVLQLELNQKLLSEAFVIERMKNKFKNVTDSSFSRLHDSKSKCHFHGHIIGHPGSTVALGLCNGMTGFIRTADDEYLIEPLQNETLAPDGRHRHVLYRRSALPARLTYPGEHSVDEPSCGINKFEKQKTQRERWERHVRRRETLKPRRRRKRSFSTERYVETLVVVDPSMVKYHNNEHLETYVLSIMNMVSVMFHDGSIGNSVNIVLVRLLLVEEDQDDLLIAYHADKTLNSFCKFQKKINFKDDDHPNHHDVAVLLTRKNICSRLNEPCGTLGLAQVWGMCQPHRSCSISEDTGLALAYTVTHELGHNFGMPHDGESNGCLDPPGMQLFIMSPSLVVDSRAKFWSNCSEEAITSFFDRDWGYCLDDEPTTLHYDLPILPPGTMYDAEHQCRLQYGTDNATVCTNEQDVCTSLWCRTDNRCSTHLEAAAEGTICGTNKWCYQGACVEIGDRPGAIDGEWGQWTHWSQCSRSCGAGVEHSQRHCDNPAPSHGGKYCLGERKKFRICNTEECPDEITFNQVQCEGFNYVPYRGGLYEWEHVPSPETPCQLHCKPKTHFFSVLLKDIVEDGTPCTAGTRNICISGRCRHIGCDYVIDSSAREDRCGVCHGDGTTCTTVKEQYNESQGLGYVEAGVIPKGARNIRVEEVAEAINFLALQNDQGEYYLNGHWFIQWSGDYTAAGTIIRYSRVGNKETVNAAGPTKEPLHVMLLLQSTNPGVVFEYTIPKTNITELRAPEFHWVYQPWTHCTASCGGGSQRSEVVCTELEGDHVEDRYCNVTNKPDDKQRVCNVHLCPARWWSGPWQHCSVTCGDNGVRFRTVMCVRSLGPEEQIALNDDACDARERPQEMESCHPKPACLADQLWQNGDWSKCSVSCGEGFQSREVWCVVPGTCVGAAVPEEERPCTSEPCPPSKDSTTTTTVATLTSSIETMQSTTTRIALPTSQSIYIATTDIQSKSVTTTDPTQTLFPSSQPMKSSGVNSVNENPSDTSSTSTTTLPGKSPNATTMKVASLTDAIKPNGDRENKTEHAEYDDDVLEENISITADVIFATPEPTGAVLPTSTVTVVNGAETNATALLDVDFAEARNETYEIDGDAPKEINASKNESVPDSKYGPDVHNNDNSNITSSILDTGIKAESNKMQTNANEGTAIKLSDLNIKLKPISDENALPILPDESEQPPMPAHLPDGSDLPPLPAHLPDKSVLPPLPAHLPDVSYLPPLPGHLPYESDLLPTKGHLPDDQPHLPDEIPPLLNGPLSVKNDLSMLPKELLNLQNNKDLPNVPGINQQPTTDNTLMSVGNILPSVKDNTGVTSSENGLNLASIRQETEVKIMKQPDFKLNTTETVDKGVEANSNNIDTEKFYTNTDTHETITEGLGDIQSSANVKTDDNSGNSAIKHAESYILETFHKDNLAQPTGSGFNETMHLDVTVLHSDSVPDVVGTMPVLKVDVQLNFKWIPSDWSECSRKCGGGVRTRTVDCVERINGVGVVDAHCDINMKPPAIEDCNSYLCLEWTALEWGECSSECGPSVRRRQVSCPNEGHCDPHYKPISEEQCDTLPCIMWVAGQWSSCTRGCGGGEQLRVVQCVHVTSQQTSAGCDIAQQPPDSRECNTEPCQENNAALSIECEYNEMSSLVCRTLKRMGQCQKRFVALKCCRTCAVQEKRTDKPTKEQ